Proteins from a genomic interval of Alteromonas macleodii ATCC 27126:
- a CDS encoding porin family protein has product MKNTLKTLTGLAAVASISAMASFGAHAQSNQIEAKDSGFYVGGNYGYLRVEGEDDFDDDKDVWQGLVGYKFNEWIAIEGGYIDFGDYGNDLAGAETDGYTAAIKGILPLTERFSLYAKAGQLWSETEYNFAGVSRDNDDESLFVGAGLSYAITSNFLVNAEYTVYDTELDADEAFDDIDDTDFETDLKQASIGVEYRF; this is encoded by the coding sequence ATGAAAAACACACTTAAGACACTTACCGGACTTGCAGCTGTTGCCTCTATCAGTGCTATGGCTTCATTCGGTGCGCATGCTCAATCAAATCAAATTGAAGCAAAAGACAGTGGTTTTTATGTAGGTGGTAATTACGGTTACCTACGCGTTGAAGGTGAAGATGACTTTGACGATGACAAAGATGTTTGGCAAGGCCTTGTTGGATATAAATTCAATGAGTGGATTGCAATTGAAGGTGGTTACATCGATTTTGGTGATTACGGTAACGACCTTGCAGGTGCTGAAACAGACGGCTACACAGCGGCGATCAAGGGTATTCTTCCATTAACAGAGCGTTTTTCTCTCTACGCGAAAGCAGGTCAACTTTGGTCAGAAACCGAGTACAACTTTGCTGGCGTTTCACGTGATAACGATGACGAAAGCTTGTTTGTAGGCGCAGGTCTAAGCTACGCGATTACTAGTAACTTTTTAGTAAACGCCGAGTACACTGTTTATGATACAGAGCTTGATGCAGACGAAGCGTTTGATGACATCGACGACACCGATTTTGAAACCGATCTTAAGCAAGCCAGTATTGGTGTTGAGTATCGTTTCTAA
- a CDS encoding PAS domain S-box protein, with protein sequence MKFFSKENAAKQALAQSILAVVTIDEKNNITFYNDAAQKLWGYTPNEVLGKNIKLLVPHEHKANHDNYVNSHRQTNVNKIVGSSREVELETKSGERIWVQLALSQVIVAGKKHYTAFVRDVTEERESREIVEQTLEQALDAVVCIDENNNVTLFNASAEKLWGYTRDEVIGQNVKMLVPQAIQANHDNYVNANRETGQDKIVGTSREVKVERKDGKSLWGRLSLSKVRLADRTLYTAFIKDVTEEVEQRELQRMLSLVANETDNAVIISDADGLIEYVNNGFYRLTGWELDEVKGKKPGSFLQGEETDKRTVDVIRQKIKNREAFYDEILNYRKDGTPYWTSLSINPVFKEEKLVNFIAVQADITRVKQMALDFTNKLKAIGSALVLLEMKPNGEVVEANKLLRDTLNGVMSSESFANEVMNSLSAEDKSTLESAGFVSKITEFQMAGRYLAFDARISALKNFNGQVTRYVFFAVNITSRKQAVNDTQDSMKELLVTSQTISNIVGTINSISEQTNLLALNAAIEAARAGEMGRGFAVVADEVRTLAGNSQSSSNEIDNLVKTTVSKIEELAQLIQKIDG encoded by the coding sequence ATGAAGTTTTTTTCAAAGGAAAATGCGGCGAAACAGGCGCTTGCTCAATCAATCTTGGCTGTAGTTACCATAGATGAAAAAAACAATATTACGTTTTACAACGATGCCGCTCAAAAGTTATGGGGCTATACGCCAAACGAGGTACTAGGCAAAAATATCAAACTATTGGTTCCCCACGAACACAAAGCAAATCACGACAATTATGTTAATTCTCATCGACAAACAAATGTTAATAAAATCGTTGGCAGCTCGCGAGAAGTCGAATTAGAAACAAAAAGTGGGGAGCGAATTTGGGTTCAGCTTGCTTTATCTCAGGTTATTGTTGCAGGAAAGAAGCACTACACCGCTTTCGTTCGAGACGTTACAGAAGAGCGAGAGTCTCGCGAAATAGTGGAGCAAACGTTAGAGCAAGCGTTAGATGCTGTAGTGTGTATTGATGAAAACAATAACGTAACCTTGTTCAACGCATCCGCTGAGAAGCTATGGGGATACACAAGAGATGAAGTAATTGGCCAAAATGTGAAGATGTTAGTGCCTCAGGCGATTCAAGCGAACCACGATAACTATGTCAACGCAAATAGAGAAACAGGACAAGACAAAATTGTCGGAACCAGCCGCGAAGTTAAAGTGGAGCGGAAAGACGGTAAAAGCCTGTGGGGCAGGCTGTCTTTGTCTAAAGTAAGGCTGGCTGACCGAACCCTCTACACAGCATTTATTAAAGATGTAACAGAAGAAGTAGAGCAGCGAGAGTTACAACGTATGCTTTCGCTGGTTGCCAACGAAACAGACAATGCCGTTATTATATCTGATGCAGATGGTCTCATAGAGTACGTTAATAACGGATTTTACCGGTTGACGGGGTGGGAGCTGGACGAAGTAAAAGGCAAGAAACCTGGATCATTTTTACAAGGTGAGGAAACCGATAAACGTACTGTGGATGTGATACGACAAAAAATTAAAAACCGCGAAGCATTTTATGATGAAATTCTTAACTATAGAAAGGACGGTACACCTTACTGGACTTCACTATCAATAAACCCCGTTTTCAAAGAAGAAAAACTCGTTAACTTTATCGCGGTTCAGGCTGATATTACTCGTGTTAAGCAAATGGCTTTAGATTTTACTAACAAATTAAAAGCTATAGGCAGTGCACTTGTTCTTCTTGAAATGAAGCCTAATGGTGAAGTCGTTGAGGCAAACAAACTACTACGCGACACATTGAACGGGGTAATGAGCTCTGAATCATTTGCAAATGAGGTAATGAATAGTCTTTCTGCAGAGGACAAGTCTACTCTAGAGAGCGCTGGTTTTGTTTCAAAAATTACTGAGTTTCAAATGGCTGGGCGTTATCTTGCCTTTGACGCGAGAATCAGCGCACTTAAGAACTTCAACGGGCAAGTAACACGTTATGTCTTTTTTGCCGTTAATATCACCTCTAGAAAACAAGCGGTGAACGATACTCAAGATTCTATGAAAGAGTTACTGGTTACCAGCCAGACTATAAGTAATATAGTGGGCACAATTAATTCTATTTCTGAGCAAACTAATTTGCTAGCGCTAAATGCAGCGATAGAAGCGGCACGAGCAGGTGAAATGGGAAGAGGGTTTGCGGTTGTGGCTGATGAAGTACGAACGTTAGCAGGTAACTCCCAGTCCTCATCCAATGAAATTGACAACTTAGTTAAAACGACAGTGTCAAAAATTGAGGAACTGGCGCAGCTCATCCAGAAAATAGACGGGTAG
- a CDS encoding VTT domain-containing protein translates to MQSGKSVFQPGQNCWVESKARFSTPLIDCGNYYKALHSSIVKAKHSIFIVGWDIDSRIRLLRGDDEANSEAPSVISDLLKWKAEQNPDIKIYLLRWDSSLAFFAQREMWAKEVWEEKTPDNVQTELDDTIPMGGSQHQKIVVIDDELVFSGGMDVSTNRWDTRDHPVVSEERDGPDGEYGPLHDVQMVSSGPVVADFSKLVRWRWQRVADSSPIDIREDARIDENAPLPDAWPQDYPPLFEDVECALARTIPFMDEVEPAQEVRHMLLDLIGEAESVIYIENQFTTRQEIAEALNKQLKLKPNLSVIIVSSYEPKGKFECEAFWASRIEFKEILEKGIDPKRVKLTYSSIEDMQGRKAYKRIHSKVMTIDNKYLVIGSSNLSNRSMTLDTEIDTVLFGNTKDNQACIEQVRNDLLAEHTGRDIDAMPALFNNEYPVEALMQDQIAHGYVLTEVRDEVFTEQSVKNVFRALSDPEEPLISVPTFDGAAMPARNPRRRSIMILIGLAIIAVLGGLMFWASQSIPWLSSDSINAFLEKSRGTYFALPTVLLVYVVGGVLFFPVTILSLAVAAIFGPIWGPIYGIMGALMSSAIMFGIGKLSGNAGLRKIGGPKVAAVDEKLKRSGIVGVAAIRMLPVAPFSLVNLVAGISSIGIFQFLVGTFLGMFPPMIAKGLVGDSIAQIWQNPSVETISYLVGGIVLWGLMIWGSQKFARYYQARKESGNQDTASDNSDKDEVEKCAA, encoded by the coding sequence ATGCAATCAGGAAAGAGTGTATTTCAACCCGGTCAAAACTGTTGGGTAGAGAGCAAGGCTCGCTTTTCTACACCTTTGATAGATTGCGGAAACTATTATAAAGCCTTGCACAGCTCTATCGTTAAAGCTAAGCACAGTATCTTCATTGTTGGATGGGATATAGATAGCCGCATTCGCTTGCTGCGAGGCGACGACGAAGCGAACAGTGAAGCGCCGAGCGTAATAAGTGATTTACTTAAGTGGAAAGCTGAGCAAAACCCTGACATTAAAATTTACCTGTTACGTTGGGACTCATCGCTAGCCTTCTTCGCGCAGCGCGAAATGTGGGCAAAGGAAGTGTGGGAAGAAAAAACTCCAGACAATGTGCAAACCGAGCTCGATGACACGATTCCGATGGGCGGAAGTCAGCACCAAAAAATTGTGGTTATCGATGATGAACTCGTATTCTCAGGTGGAATGGATGTATCTACTAACCGCTGGGATACCCGTGACCATCCCGTAGTTTCAGAAGAGCGTGATGGACCTGATGGAGAGTATGGTCCTCTTCATGATGTGCAAATGGTATCAAGTGGACCTGTAGTAGCCGACTTTTCAAAATTAGTTCGATGGAGGTGGCAGCGTGTTGCTGACTCTTCACCTATTGATATCCGCGAGGACGCGCGCATTGATGAAAATGCCCCGTTGCCTGATGCTTGGCCACAAGATTATCCTCCCCTTTTTGAAGACGTAGAGTGTGCACTTGCCAGAACAATTCCATTTATGGATGAGGTCGAGCCTGCTCAAGAGGTACGTCATATGCTGCTTGATCTTATCGGTGAAGCAGAGTCTGTAATCTACATTGAGAATCAATTTACAACGCGTCAGGAGATCGCTGAAGCGCTGAATAAGCAGCTCAAACTGAAACCTAATCTTTCGGTCATTATCGTAAGTTCCTACGAGCCAAAAGGTAAGTTTGAGTGCGAAGCATTTTGGGCAAGCCGCATAGAATTCAAGGAAATTTTAGAAAAAGGGATTGACCCTAAGCGAGTAAAACTGACTTATTCTTCAATTGAAGACATGCAAGGCCGCAAGGCATACAAGCGCATCCACTCCAAAGTGATGACCATTGATAACAAATACCTTGTTATCGGGTCATCAAACTTGAGTAATCGCTCAATGACGCTAGACACCGAAATCGACACGGTGTTGTTTGGTAACACCAAAGACAATCAGGCGTGTATTGAGCAAGTGAGAAACGACTTACTCGCAGAGCACACGGGACGCGATATTGATGCAATGCCAGCGTTATTCAACAATGAATATCCGGTTGAAGCATTAATGCAGGATCAGATAGCACACGGCTACGTACTTACCGAAGTTCGTGATGAGGTGTTTACCGAACAATCCGTTAAGAATGTGTTCAGAGCGTTATCTGACCCTGAAGAACCCCTTATTTCGGTGCCAACCTTTGATGGAGCTGCTATGCCTGCACGTAACCCAAGACGTCGCAGTATTATGATTTTGATCGGTCTTGCCATCATTGCTGTTCTTGGCGGGCTTATGTTTTGGGCTAGCCAGTCCATACCATGGTTAAGTTCCGACAGCATTAACGCCTTTTTAGAGAAAAGTCGTGGAACCTACTTTGCTCTGCCTACCGTGTTGCTGGTTTATGTGGTCGGCGGCGTTTTATTCTTCCCGGTCACTATACTGTCGCTTGCGGTGGCTGCTATTTTTGGCCCTATATGGGGGCCCATCTACGGCATCATGGGAGCACTAATGAGCTCTGCAATCATGTTTGGAATAGGCAAGCTATCAGGCAACGCGGGGCTTAGAAAAATTGGTGGTCCAAAGGTAGCTGCCGTTGATGAAAAACTAAAGCGTAGCGGTATCGTTGGCGTCGCGGCCATTCGAATGCTGCCTGTAGCGCCCTTTAGTTTGGTGAATTTGGTAGCGGGCATCTCATCTATTGGCATTTTCCAGTTTTTAGTAGGGACATTTTTAGGCATGTTCCCGCCCATGATTGCGAAAGGGCTTGTGGGTGATTCGATAGCACAAATTTGGCAAAACCCTTCTGTGGAAACCATTAGCTATTTAGTTGGCGGTATCGTTTTATGGGGCCTTATGATTTGGGGCTCGCAAAAATTTGCCCGCTACTACCAAGCTCGGAAGGAGTCGGGGAATCAAGATACTGCCAGTGATAATAGTGACAAAGATGAGGTAGAGAAATGTGCCGCATAG
- a CDS encoding endonuclease/exonuclease/phosphatase family protein has protein sequence MCRIVTYNIHSGIGRDKKHDYKRIGQFLANSGADVVLLQEMDTRPSERSTAQDVKDICAENTFKLIPSPAIRESDGWYGNAILTRFDVLAHDTLDVSQNGRQPRNVQIVELKTEKTPLTVVNTHKGLKKLERRSQFSLLHEHLSLKMKEKQIPLVLAGDFNEWQFFSKAFKALNELLLQQKVGATFPSHFPVFALDRVWVSDDIKVKACRKLKNAKTRILSDHLPVLVDIELPQND, from the coding sequence ATGTGCCGCATAGTGACCTACAACATTCACAGCGGAATAGGCAGAGACAAAAAGCACGATTACAAACGCATAGGTCAATTCTTGGCAAACAGTGGCGCCGACGTGGTGCTGCTGCAAGAAATGGATACTCGTCCCTCTGAGCGAAGTACAGCACAGGACGTTAAAGATATCTGCGCTGAAAACACGTTTAAACTCATTCCATCACCAGCCATTAGGGAATCTGATGGCTGGTATGGCAACGCCATCCTCACTCGCTTTGACGTATTAGCTCACGATACACTGGATGTCAGCCAAAACGGGCGACAGCCTAGAAATGTTCAGATTGTAGAGCTCAAGACAGAGAAGACCCCCCTTACGGTGGTGAATACCCATAAGGGACTTAAGAAGCTAGAACGTCGCTCACAGTTTTCTTTGCTTCATGAGCACCTTTCTTTGAAGATGAAAGAGAAGCAAATCCCTCTAGTTCTAGCCGGTGATTTCAACGAGTGGCAGTTTTTCTCAAAAGCGTTTAAAGCACTTAATGAATTGCTATTACAGCAAAAAGTAGGGGCAACATTTCCAAGCCACTTTCCTGTATTTGCACTTGATAGAGTATGGGTGTCTGACGACATCAAGGTAAAAGCGTGCAGAAAATTAAAAAATGCGAAAACTCGAATCTTGTCAGATCATTTACCTGTGCTTGTTGATATTGAACTGCCCCAGAACGACTAA
- a CDS encoding LysR family transcriptional regulator: MHSKQLHYFVMTVRKGSIAAAARALDIAQPAISQQLASLEREMKATLLERSFSGVNLTSAGEVFYKHALKLLTEIDNVKAALETFQTGQKKVVKIGMLPSIGNVLSLPLLTEITANHKGLKVEISTGPSYTINDWLESKQVDIALTYQQAVDPKFMRVTPLIQEDLHLVFSASSSCEQYAKLRDRTTIRFWEISELPLLSPGNKDALGQLIADYEKATGVSLQHDLAYSGQLMTGLRQVMQGEGVMILPTSAIFHLKESGLVSSLKITQPEMQRTVLAATNKSAKTLLDSSPIIDILRKVVAQENALKHWCGTLEFAASSFIAQPA; this comes from the coding sequence GTGCATTCAAAACAGCTGCATTATTTTGTTATGACTGTGCGTAAGGGTAGTATTGCTGCGGCGGCGAGAGCATTGGATATCGCTCAACCCGCCATTAGTCAGCAGTTGGCAAGTTTAGAAAGAGAGATGAAAGCGACGCTGCTTGAAAGAAGTTTTTCGGGAGTAAACCTAACATCGGCGGGCGAAGTTTTTTATAAACATGCATTAAAGCTGCTAACCGAAATAGACAACGTTAAGGCCGCATTGGAAACCTTTCAAACCGGACAAAAGAAGGTAGTAAAAATAGGAATGCTACCGTCAATCGGCAATGTGCTTTCTTTACCGCTGCTCACGGAGATAACGGCGAACCATAAAGGGCTCAAAGTCGAAATCAGCACTGGACCGTCTTACACCATTAATGATTGGCTTGAGTCAAAGCAGGTGGATATTGCGCTTACTTATCAGCAAGCTGTCGACCCTAAATTCATGCGAGTCACACCGCTAATTCAAGAAGATCTTCATTTGGTTTTTTCTGCTTCCTCATCGTGTGAACAATACGCCAAGCTTCGAGATAGAACGACGATCCGTTTCTGGGAAATCAGTGAATTACCTTTGCTGTCACCGGGTAACAAAGATGCATTGGGTCAACTAATTGCTGACTATGAAAAAGCAACGGGCGTTAGTTTGCAGCACGATTTGGCTTATTCTGGACAACTCATGACTGGCCTTAGGCAAGTTATGCAGGGAGAAGGCGTGATGATCCTTCCTACATCAGCTATTTTTCATTTAAAGGAGTCTGGCTTAGTTTCATCACTGAAAATAACACAGCCAGAAATGCAGCGTACTGTACTCGCTGCGACAAACAAAAGTGCCAAGACGCTACTAGATAGCAGTCCGATCATTGATATTCTCAGAAAAGTAGTGGCTCAAGAAAACGCACTGAAACACTGGTGCGGTACGTTAGAATTTGCCGCTTCATCGTTTATAGCGCAACCTGCATAG
- a CDS encoding TonB-dependent receptor plug domain-containing protein — protein MKQKKLHTAVRYALTGLTLFTTSLLVQAQEVTEETTEAKDLERIAVVGARGAPRSVTSSPVPVDVLTAEDVEAVAFTDMNNVLMTLVPSYSVGRQPISDGGTFIRPATLRGMPTDKTLVLVNSKRRHRAALVSIGGSGTQGPDIATIPTAAIQSVEVLRDGAAAQYGSDAIAGVINFQLKNNTEGGSFTADYGSYYEGDGDQITVTGNKGFALGDDGFFSISAEYSDSEATFRGEQYCEPWFCVDDQSDQYIADATAMANSVHGSDVVQPWGQPNTSGTRVFFNAGYALSSELELYAFGNYSESEGDGSFYYRYPGNGTIEDIRLEDGSIWNPLEFFTGGFTPRFFGDVTDYSFVGGVKGMSGDLTYDISGRYGNNEISYTLANTINPSLGNESPTSFKPGDLTNEETQIQADFTYDLNQYVLAFGASYLDESYEISEGELSSYFAGSYATSDPWEFCNDDYTTTALGAAVIANGSTLNCANYTSADSNDDGVEDDGFAGVDAVYTVVGVGSNGFPGYSPDYSGSYERDSYAVYTDISGDITDELFAQAALRYEDYSDFGSEVVYKVAGFYQFSDEVGFRSSFGTGFRAPTPGQQGTTNVSTRLPDGFPVATGLFPAGGEVAQALGANELSPEKSTNFTLGMTANYGDLTLTVDYYNIKLEDRLYSVSTRDVSTTVVTDPQADGYDAYQNYLALAGANVSGAESIGGVFFFQNAFDTVTEGVDVVATYKMESRYGATVLTGSVNYNKTEFDSDPSEYLNAEDQFDFENGRPEMRGVFSVTHSYDVWSAVARLSYFGEYENAGSDDGVNATNIQTFGDEYMFDIEGSYLINENLTLSVGVRNLFDNYPDVSTNGDACCGEVYDSASVVDWQGGYYYTRLAARF, from the coding sequence ATGAAACAGAAAAAGCTCCACACTGCAGTACGTTACGCACTTACCGGATTAACACTTTTCACTACTTCATTGCTTGTACAGGCGCAAGAAGTGACTGAAGAAACCACAGAAGCCAAAGACCTAGAACGCATTGCCGTTGTTGGTGCCCGCGGTGCACCGCGTTCAGTAACCAGCTCTCCTGTACCGGTTGATGTACTCACCGCCGAAGACGTTGAAGCCGTTGCGTTTACCGATATGAACAATGTCCTTATGACACTCGTTCCCTCTTATTCCGTAGGCCGTCAACCCATTTCCGACGGCGGAACGTTTATCCGTCCAGCAACGCTTCGAGGTATGCCCACCGACAAAACGCTTGTTTTGGTTAACTCTAAACGTCGTCACAGGGCCGCGCTTGTTTCAATTGGCGGTTCTGGCACACAGGGGCCAGACATCGCAACAATTCCAACCGCAGCAATTCAAAGTGTTGAAGTGTTGCGCGACGGTGCAGCTGCGCAATATGGCTCAGATGCCATTGCAGGTGTTATCAACTTTCAATTAAAAAATAACACCGAAGGCGGCTCGTTCACTGCCGACTACGGCAGCTACTACGAAGGAGATGGCGATCAAATTACCGTTACTGGGAATAAAGGTTTCGCGTTAGGCGACGATGGCTTTTTCAGTATTTCAGCCGAATATTCTGACAGCGAAGCCACCTTTCGCGGTGAGCAATATTGTGAGCCATGGTTCTGTGTGGATGACCAGTCAGATCAATACATCGCTGATGCTACGGCCATGGCCAACAGCGTTCATGGTTCAGACGTAGTCCAACCATGGGGGCAACCAAATACAAGCGGGACGCGTGTTTTCTTTAACGCCGGTTACGCACTATCCAGTGAACTTGAACTCTACGCATTCGGTAACTATTCAGAAAGTGAAGGTGACGGTTCATTCTATTATCGCTATCCAGGCAATGGCACCATTGAAGACATTCGACTTGAGGACGGTTCAATCTGGAACCCGCTAGAGTTCTTCACCGGTGGCTTCACGCCTCGTTTCTTCGGTGATGTGACTGACTACTCATTTGTTGGTGGTGTTAAGGGCATGTCGGGCGACCTTACTTATGATATCAGTGGTCGTTACGGCAATAATGAAATCTCTTACACACTAGCCAATACCATTAACCCGTCACTGGGTAACGAGTCACCTACTTCATTTAAGCCGGGTGACTTAACCAACGAAGAAACACAGATTCAAGCTGACTTCACCTATGACTTGAACCAGTATGTTCTTGCCTTCGGTGCAAGTTACTTAGATGAGTCATACGAAATCTCTGAAGGCGAGCTAAGTTCCTATTTTGCAGGCTCTTACGCCACATCTGATCCATGGGAGTTTTGTAACGACGACTACACTACTACGGCACTGGGCGCTGCTGTCATTGCTAACGGTTCAACTCTGAATTGTGCCAACTACACCAGTGCTGACAGTAACGACGATGGGGTTGAAGATGATGGATTCGCTGGAGTAGACGCCGTTTATACTGTTGTAGGCGTTGGCTCCAACGGCTTCCCTGGCTATTCACCAGACTATTCGGGCTCATACGAGCGTGACTCATATGCGGTATACACGGATATCTCTGGTGACATTACAGACGAGCTGTTTGCTCAGGCTGCGCTGCGTTATGAAGACTATTCTGATTTTGGCTCAGAGGTTGTGTACAAAGTTGCAGGGTTCTATCAGTTTAGTGACGAAGTAGGCTTTAGGTCGTCTTTTGGCACTGGCTTTAGAGCCCCTACTCCAGGTCAGCAAGGCACGACCAACGTATCTACACGTCTGCCCGATGGCTTCCCAGTAGCAACAGGTCTGTTCCCAGCCGGCGGCGAAGTAGCGCAGGCGCTTGGTGCCAACGAGCTTTCACCCGAAAAATCGACCAACTTTACGCTGGGCATGACTGCGAACTATGGCGATTTAACGCTCACTGTTGATTACTACAACATCAAGCTTGAAGACCGCCTTTACTCTGTGTCTACCCGAGATGTTTCCACCACTGTCGTTACCGACCCTCAAGCAGACGGTTATGACGCATACCAAAACTATCTAGCCCTAGCAGGTGCCAATGTTTCTGGCGCCGAGTCCATTGGTGGTGTGTTCTTCTTCCAAAACGCTTTCGATACCGTAACCGAAGGCGTGGACGTTGTTGCTACTTACAAGATGGAATCGAGGTATGGCGCAACCGTGCTAACCGGCTCTGTGAATTACAACAAAACAGAGTTCGATTCTGATCCGAGTGAATACTTGAACGCTGAGGATCAGTTCGACTTTGAAAATGGCCGTCCCGAAATGCGTGGTGTCTTCTCAGTTACCCACAGTTACGACGTGTGGTCTGCCGTTGCACGTCTTAGCTATTTTGGCGAATACGAAAATGCGGGAAGCGATGACGGGGTAAACGCCACGAATATTCAAACCTTTGGTGACGAATATATGTTCGATATAGAGGGCTCCTATCTTATTAACGAAAACCTCACCCTGTCAGTGGGGGTAAGAAATCTCTTCGACAATTACCCAGATGTAAGTACTAACGGCGACGCCTGTTGCGGTGAAGTCTATGACTCTGCCTCGGTGGTTGATTGGCAGGGAGGATATTACTACACCCGACTTGCAGCCCGTTTTTAA
- a CDS encoding sulfite exporter TauE/SafE family protein produces MEIELLWFVVTLCITGAIAGITAGLFGNGGGFVVVPALLAVFPFFTPPSEALVKVAIGTSLASIVVSSARSVMAHRAKGAVDFDILRSWSIWLILGVGGGLLIANNSSANGLTVVFAAGVLLYSVYFLFPEFVVRPGLVFDMPKGIGKAVLAFVLGGFSALLGIGGGTPTVITMVMCQRTIQQAVATAAGVGFLIGLPGAIGFLFMKHPETASLPVGTIGYINIPALIAISIGAIFTAPIGAKMAHNFSEKKLKRLFGIYLVIVSSAMFYKAI; encoded by the coding sequence ATGGAAATAGAGCTACTGTGGTTTGTAGTTACTTTGTGTATAACTGGTGCCATTGCAGGTATCACGGCAGGTCTGTTTGGTAATGGCGGGGGGTTTGTTGTGGTACCTGCTCTTCTCGCTGTTTTTCCGTTTTTTACTCCTCCATCAGAAGCCCTCGTTAAGGTAGCCATCGGAACATCATTGGCATCCATTGTGGTATCAAGCGCTCGGTCAGTGATGGCGCATCGCGCTAAAGGTGCGGTGGATTTTGACATTCTTCGCTCGTGGAGTATTTGGCTTATTCTTGGCGTTGGTGGCGGGCTGCTCATCGCAAACAACTCCAGCGCCAATGGTTTAACGGTCGTGTTCGCCGCTGGTGTTCTACTTTACTCCGTATACTTCCTTTTCCCTGAGTTCGTTGTAAGACCCGGGCTTGTTTTCGATATGCCTAAAGGCATAGGCAAAGCGGTTTTGGCGTTTGTTCTGGGTGGTTTCTCTGCTCTGCTTGGCATAGGCGGCGGTACGCCAACAGTAATCACGATGGTGATGTGCCAGCGCACCATTCAACAGGCTGTCGCGACCGCCGCAGGCGTCGGCTTTCTTATCGGGCTTCCAGGTGCCATTGGCTTTTTGTTTATGAAGCACCCTGAAACCGCCTCGTTGCCGGTAGGCACTATTGGCTACATCAATATACCTGCGCTTATTGCTATCAGTATTGGGGCAATCTTTACCGCTCCAATCGGAGCCAAAATGGCGCACAACTTCAGTGAAAAGAAGCTAAAGCGCTTATTTGGCATCTATCTCGTCATCGTTTCTAGCGCAATGTTCTATAAAGCCATTTAA
- a CDS encoding pyridoxal phosphate-dependent aminotransferase — MSYNRSRRLFIGGTVAASAIGASGISHLVSAQSVSASASPSSVMYGPKPGVAKLNANENPFGPSPKALDAIAKASAEGGAYYAYPAAMTLLDMIAERYGITRKHISLSAGSSPILSYAALAASKNGKILGPDLFWDTTSKAPEKQGAPEIVRVANTAELDIDLDAMYAAIDDSIGMVHICNPNNPTGKVLDPNKLREFCIKASKKTLVLVDEAYNELIDEPPKHSMIPLVKAGHNVIVARTFSKIYGLAGMRVGYLIASEENTEWINRYGMGGYTLNQAGLAAAIASYNDDAFLTFSKEKIYEGKSMVMDAVKANGLTALPSSTNFIFVNLGDGNAEYFRQAMAEQDVLIRGIYRTYDNWSRVSMGKIGDVKRYVDAMPSALEKMYTMQNT, encoded by the coding sequence GTGAGTTATAACCGTTCAAGACGCTTGTTTATTGGTGGCACAGTTGCAGCGTCAGCAATAGGTGCGAGTGGCATAAGTCACCTTGTGAGCGCCCAATCTGTTAGCGCAAGCGCTTCCCCATCGTCTGTTATGTATGGACCAAAGCCTGGGGTTGCAAAGCTCAATGCCAATGAAAACCCGTTTGGGCCGAGCCCGAAAGCGCTAGACGCTATCGCAAAAGCATCGGCGGAAGGTGGAGCCTACTATGCTTATCCTGCCGCTATGACACTATTGGATATGATTGCCGAGCGCTATGGCATTACTCGAAAGCACATTTCTTTGAGCGCAGGTTCAAGCCCTATTCTTTCCTACGCCGCCCTTGCGGCCAGCAAGAATGGAAAAATTCTGGGCCCGGACCTTTTTTGGGACACCACGTCTAAAGCACCTGAAAAACAAGGTGCGCCAGAAATAGTGAGAGTTGCTAATACGGCAGAGCTTGATATTGATCTTGATGCAATGTACGCCGCAATAGACGACTCTATTGGTATGGTGCACATTTGTAACCCGAACAATCCAACGGGAAAAGTGCTCGATCCGAATAAGCTTCGCGAATTCTGCATAAAAGCATCTAAAAAAACACTGGTGTTGGTCGACGAGGCATATAACGAGCTTATCGATGAGCCTCCTAAGCATTCAATGATTCCGCTCGTTAAAGCTGGTCATAATGTCATTGTAGCGAGAACCTTCTCAAAGATTTATGGCTTAGCAGGTATGCGCGTGGGCTATTTAATCGCATCAGAGGAAAACACTGAGTGGATCAATCGCTATGGCATGGGCGGCTATACATTGAATCAAGCAGGCCTTGCCGCGGCTATCGCCAGCTACAATGACGATGCCTTTTTAACTTTCTCTAAAGAGAAAATTTATGAAGGTAAATCTATGGTTATGGACGCAGTAAAAGCAAATGGATTGACAGCGCTACCTTCTAGTACTAACTTTATTTTTGTTAATTTAGGTGACGGCAACGCAGAGTACTTCCGCCAAGCCATGGCTGAACAGGACGTGCTGATTAGAGGAATCTACCGTACGTACGACAACTGGTCTCGCGTAAGTATGGGAAAAATTGGCGATGTAAAACGCTATGTTGATGCCATGCCCAGTGCACTTGAAAAAATGTACACTATGCAAAATACTTAG